The Dioscorea cayenensis subsp. rotundata cultivar TDr96_F1 chromosome 7, TDr96_F1_v2_PseudoChromosome.rev07_lg8_w22 25.fasta, whole genome shotgun sequence genome includes a region encoding these proteins:
- the LOC120265112 gene encoding putative disease resistance protein RGA3: MAGAIVFSIMRWMISHENTALPFKKPSLTQDVTKSDQKEPSSFQEDMTKLKKTLLKIQAVLTDAEEREIKEESVKLWLRELKDVAYDAEDVVHEYEYELLRARVSPTGKRKRGEMSSKSITCNDRIQGIRMRLEEIEKEREALKLREDDGERRFDAIMQPLATTELVDESTVYGREDDVDKLVEMVTGECSYSVIPLVGMGGIGKTTLAKLVLKDPRIGKCFNLKVWLSVSMDFNVIKMMQKMMQSITSESCELTELSALQDVLKEELKGKRLLLVLDDVWNENLSLWDCFRAGLMGRGQQKDHNEDHCWLLFKKYAFDAQDPEIKSPNLVEIGKKIVEKCGGLPLAVKTLGGLLRYEASEDRWEDVLVSDLWDLDEGDDNILPALKKDQMIRLWMAQGLIQNEDIGHRCFDDLLRRSFFQHSQVDEDELPQYQSHLWLSQGKNVACLKK; this comes from the exons ATGGCTGGTGCAATTGTGTTCTCCATCATGAGATGGATGATAAGCCATGAGAACACTGCTTTGCCTTTCAAGAAACCATCATTAACTCAAGATGTAACAAAGTCTGATCAGAAAGAACCATCAAGTTTCCAGGAAGATATGACCAAGCTGAAGAAGACGTTGTTGAAGATTCAAGCTGTGCTCACTGATGCTGAAGAGAGGGAAATAAAGGAAGAGTCAGTGAAGCTGTGGCTGAGAGAGCTCAAAGATGTTGCTTATGATGCTGAGGATGTAGTGCATGAGTATGAGTATGAGCTCCTGAGAGCCAGAGTTAGTCCAACCGGCAAGCGAAAACGAGGAGAGATGAGCAGCAAATCCATCACTTGTAATGACAGGATCCAAGGTATCAGGATGAGGTTGGAAGAGATCGAAAAAGAGCGTGAAGCATTGAAACTAAGAGAAGATGATGGAGAAAGAAGGTTTGATGCAATTATGCAACCATTGGCAACCACAGAACTAGTAGATGAGTCAACTGTTTATGGTAGGGAGGATGATGTTGATAAATTGGTAGAAATGGTTACAGGTGAATGTAGTTATTCAGTCATTCCTCTAGTTGGTATGGGTGGGATTGGCAAGACAACTCTTGCTAAACTTGTTCTTAAAGATCCCAGGATTGGCAAGTGCTTCAACTTGAAGGTCTGGCTCTCTGTGTCTATGGACTTCAATGTCATCAAGATGATGCAGAAAATGATGCAATCTATCACAAGTGAATCTTGTGAACTCACAGAATTGAGTGCATTGCAAGATGTTCTGAAGGAGGAGCTGAAAGGGAAGAGGTTGCTGCTTGTGCTTGATGATGTTTGGAATGAAAATCTGAGCCTCTGGGATTGTTTTCGAGCTGGCTTGATGGGCAGAGGGCAACAGAAAGATCATA ATGAAGATCACTGCTGGTTATTGTTCAAGAAGTATGCATTTGATGCCCAAGACCCTGAAATAAAGAGCCCAAACTTGGTAGAAATTGGAAAGAAGATCGTCGAAAAGTGTGGTGGCTTGCCTCTTGCAGTGAAGACTCTTGGAGGTCTGTTGCGATATGAAGCAAGTGAAGATAGGTGGGAGGATGTCTTGGTGAGTGATCTATGGGATTTGGATGAAGGAGATGACAATATCTTGCCTGCCCTTAAG AAAGACCAGATGATCAGGCTCTGGATGGCACAAGGTTTGATTCAGAATGAAGACATTGGACATAGATGCTTTGATGACTTGCTTCGAAGGTCTTTCTTTCAGCATTCACAGGTGGACGAAGATGAGCTGCCACAGTATCAGTCACATCTTTGGCTATCTCAG GGAAAGAATGTTGCATGTTTGAAGAAGTGA
- the LOC120264835 gene encoding putative disease resistance protein At3g14460 — protein sequence MDKKTRHLSLIVEDPKTKASFQAFNELKFLRTFLHVNMKMHTWNGGGITEASLSSIKIPNNLFMKLVCLRTIDFSFSRIKELPETIDQLKHLCHLGLQACIIKRLPESIRNLYFLQTLDLKYCKSLRKLPQGIVRLFNLRHLELPTKNLASLVSIPSGIGKLTNLQTLTAINISKGKEGCNIGELKELVNLRGHLNIAGIQNVSKAKDAREANLKNKDYLQTLALTWDATGSNAVQEFVANSVFESLQPHTNLKQLLIRGFNGDQFPSWLGDPSFSGLTSIALSNCSKCTVLPPLGQLLLLKDLLVGNMKSIRYIGPDFRGHCDASSKAFPALKYIDFEEMPELEVWEGMLNGDFPNLQRVVIKHCPKLKALPQDSPSLEILEMQDVEMLCSIPTFSSLKSLDLQGKWSDKLLSLSPAFHNLHSLEISWSENLTILQLPEGLNAIKDLDIRDCPELIRVFGLPQLKSLESLELHALPKLDFSHGDQLPSTLQSLYVTSCTKLSWLPLHEHLSSLKQLQITNCPEIQDLEGLHNLFSIENLEISCCDKLLLPLNVALPPSLKFFTLCGCNNLNSIPMFHQNLSELSELVIEGCERLSSVVGLHNLTSLKVLELNNCRDLQLSATEALPSSTLEVEVVDCPGLIDWCESHGIKHTQTEDWELAEHG from the exons ATGGATAAGAAAACTCGGCATTTGTCTCTGATTGTTGAAGATCCGAAGACCAAAGCTTCATTTCAAGCCTTCAATGAACTCAAATTTCTGCGAACATTTCTTCATGTGAATATGAAGATGCATACATGGAATGGAGGAGGCATAACTGAGGCAAGTCTTTCATCTATCAAGATACCAAACAATCTGTTCATGAAACTTGTGTGCTTGAGAACCATTGATTTCAGTTTCAGTAGAATAAAAGAGCTGCCAGAGACCATAGATCAACTGAAGCACTTGTGCCATCTTGGTCTCCAAGCATGCATAATCAAAAGGCTACCTGAATCAATAAGAAACCTCTACTTCTTGCAGACACTTGATCTTAAATACTGCAAAAGCCTTCGAAAACTGCCACAAGGTATTGTTAGACTGTTTAATCTGCGGCATTTGGAACTGCCAACAAAGAATCTAGCATCTTTGGTTAGCATCCCATCAGGAATTGGAAAATTAACCAACCTGCAGACACTTACTGCAATAAACATCAGTAAAGGAAAGGAAGGTTGTAACATTGGTGAATTGAAGGAGCTAGTGAATCTCAGAGGACATCTTAACATTGCAGGGATCCAGAATGTGAGCAAAGCTAAGGATGCAAGGGAAGCCAATTTGAAGAACAAAGACTACCTTCAAACACTGGCATTGACTTGGGATGCCACTGGCAGCAATGCAGTCCAAGAATTTGTTGCAAATAGTGTTTTCGAAAGCCTCCAACCACACACCAATCTCAAACAATTGCTCATAAGAGGCTTCAACGGAGACCAGTTTCCATCCTGGTTGGGAGATCCTTCATTCTCTGGTTTAACCTCCATCGCTCTCTCTAACTGTAGCAAATGCACTGTGCTACCACCACTCGGTCAGCTGCTGTTACTCAAAGATCTTTTGGTAGGCAACATGAAAAGTATCCGATACATTGGTCCGGATTTTCGAGGCCATTGTGATGCCTCCTCTAAGGCATTCCCCGCACTCAAATACATCGATTTTGAAGAAATGCCGGAGTTAGAGGTGTGGGAAGGAATGCTCAATGGCGATTTCCCTAACCTTCAAAGGGTTGTTATCAAGCACTGTCCTAAGCTCAAAGCACTTCCTCAGGATTCACCTTCACTGGAAATATTAGAAATGCAGGATGTTGAAATGCTCTGCTCAATACCAACTTTCTCATCACTCAAGAGTCTGGACTTGCAAGGAAAATGGAGTGACAAACTCTTGTCACTCAGTCCAGCATTCCACAATCTGCACAGCTTGGAAATCTCCTGGTCTGAGAATTTAACAATTCTTCAACTTCCTGAAGGTCTAAATGCAATCAAGGACCTGGACATTCGAGATTGCCCAGAGCTCATCAGAGTATTCGGACTGCCTCAACTCAAAAGTCTCGAAAGCCTTGAGTTGCATGCATTACCAAAACTGGACTTTTCACATGGTGATCAGCTTCCATCCACACTTCAGTCATTGTATGTTACTAGCTGCACTAAGTTGTCATGGCTTCCTCTTCACGAACACTTGTCTTCTCTAAAACAATTGCAGATCACCAACTGCCCAGAGATTCAAGATTTAGAGGGTCTTCATAATCTTTTCTCCATAGAAAACTTGGAAATCAGTTGCTGCGACAAGCTCTTGCTTCCATTAAATGTGGCATTGCCACCTTCCCTCAAATTCTTCACACTATGTGGCTGTAATAATCTGAATTCTATTCCAATGTTTCATCAGAACTTGTCTGAACTCAGTGAGCTGGTAATTGAGGGTTGCGAAAGGCTAAGTTCAGTAGTAGGACTCCACAACCTCACCTCCCTGAAAGTATTGGAATTAAACAACTGCAGAGATCTCCAGCTATCAGCAACTGAAGCATTGCCATCCTCCACTTTGGAAGTGGAGGTTGTGGATTGCCCTGGGCTCATAGACTGGTGTGAAAGTCACGGGATCAAGCACACTCAG ACTGAGGATTGGGAGCTTGCTGAACATGGTTAA
- the LOC120264836 gene encoding nucleoplasmin-like protein ANO39, producing the protein MQENVSLPDLPNAEAFTNEERVLITGKIKLEYFWKASCYHLEEGSLKSSKIGHNERKLEIFEKLEERSKGHNEKDAHASKRKGESDDEGLAEGEAEEESSEDDYNQNVDFDDDEDDLNMEEEADEDFYE; encoded by the exons ATGCAGGAGAATGTATCACTTCCAGATCTGCCAAACGCTGAAGCTTTTACCAATGAAGAAAGAGTTTTGATAACTGGAAAAATCAAATTGGAATATTTTTGGAAAGCTTCTTGTTATCATTTGGAAGAGGGATCCCTAAAGTCGAGTAAGATTGGGCACA ATGAGAGAAAGttggaaatttttgaaaagcTCGAAGAAAGAAGCAAG GGACATAATGAAAAAGATGCCCATGCCTCGAAAAGAAAAGGTGAAAGTGATGATGAGGGGTTAGCAGAAGGAGAGGCTGAAGAAGAAAGCAGTGAAGATGATTATAATCAG AACGtagactttgatgatgatgaagacgaTCTGAATATGGAGGAAGAAGCTG ATGAAGATTTCTATGAATAG